The DNA sequence TACAACTGTCAATATCCGGAACACAACAATAAGCGGATCTTCTGATGTCTTTTTGAGAAGCTGAATTTTTTCTTCGAGAGAAACAATCCATGTCTCCATACAAGCATTAAGGAGGCTATCTTTGTTATCAAAGTAGGTATACAATGTTTTTTTTGATAAACCTAGCTTGCTGGCAATATCACTCATTGTCACACTTTTAACTCCGTATTGCAGGAAAAGCCGATGTGCACCTTCAATGATTAGTTCCTTTGTCATAATACCCTCTGTCAATCTGATAAGAGCCTGAATAGAAGTATCCAAGCTCGTCTATAAAATGTTACTGAGCTAGGTATCCACCATCTATATTGTAGTAAGAACCAGTCACAAAAGATGCTTTGGATGAGCTTAGCCACAGGGCTAGTTCCGCTACTTCTGCCGACTCACCCAAACGTCCTATGGGATGTAAGCCAACCAACGCATTCATTGCTTCGGGAGACAAATTAGCATCCAGTAAAGGAGTTTTGATAAATCCTGGTCCAATGGCATTGATACGAATATTTTGAGAAGCATACTCTAAAGCGGCAGTTTGTGTTAAGCCTACTACCCCATGTTTGGCAGCTACATACGCTGCAGAGTTACGAAAACCAACTTGTCCCAAAATAGAAGCAACATTTACAATTGCTCCGCCGCCACTTGCCTGCAGAGCAGGAATCTGATAGCGCATCCCATAAAATACACCATTCAGATTGACGCCAATTACTTTTTCCCAACCATCCAATGGATACTCACCTACAGGAGATG is a window from the Xanthocytophaga agilis genome containing:
- a CDS encoding glucose 1-dehydrogenase; its protein translation is MKILENRVAIVTGAGSGIGKEIAIKYAEEGAKVVVSDISEKGANAVVEEIKKKGGEAIFIKADTSKPEDNEALVKQTVAKYGALHIACNNAGIGGPASPVGEYPLDGWEKVIGVNLNGVFYGMRYQIPALQASGGGAIVNVASILGQVGFRNSAAYVAAKHGVVGLTQTAALEYASQNIRINAIGPGFIKTPLLDANLSPEAMNALVGLHPIGRLGESAEVAELALWLSSSKASFVTGSYYNIDGGYLAQ